The Urbifossiella limnaea genome has a window encoding:
- a CDS encoding SirB1 family protein, translating to MDLPATLAALAADPHHPADLAELALHLARDEYPDLDPAVYLARLDDLADRLAQRLTGRLTADAAELTHLLFADEEFAGNQADYYDPRNSYLNDVLDRKLGLPITLSLVAAAVGTRAGLTVEGVGLPGHFVAKVVGEDGAAVFFDPFHAGRFLDAADCAKLVEEATGRPFELTPDAMAAAPNAAVAVRLLTNLKSVYLKTADFARAARTTERLVSLLPKDADQRRDLGVCLIHAGRPGRAVPHLRAYLAAAPGASDVETVGGFLSQALREVAQWN from the coding sequence ATGGACCTCCCCGCCACCCTCGCGGCCCTCGCCGCCGACCCGCACCACCCCGCCGACCTGGCCGAGCTCGCCCTCCACCTGGCCCGCGACGAGTACCCCGACCTCGACCCGGCCGTCTACCTCGCCCGCCTCGACGACCTGGCCGACCGCCTCGCCCAGCGGCTCACCGGCCGCCTCACCGCCGACGCCGCTGAGCTCACGCACCTCCTGTTCGCCGACGAGGAATTCGCCGGCAACCAGGCCGACTACTACGACCCGCGGAACAGTTACCTGAACGACGTACTCGACCGCAAACTCGGCCTGCCGATCACGCTGTCGCTCGTGGCCGCGGCCGTTGGCACCCGCGCCGGCCTGACCGTGGAGGGCGTCGGCCTGCCGGGGCACTTCGTGGCGAAGGTGGTGGGGGAGGACGGCGCCGCGGTGTTCTTCGACCCCTTCCACGCCGGCCGCTTCCTCGACGCCGCCGACTGCGCGAAGTTGGTTGAGGAGGCGACCGGCCGGCCGTTCGAGCTCACGCCCGATGCGATGGCGGCCGCCCCGAACGCCGCCGTGGCCGTGCGGCTGCTGACGAATCTCAAGAGCGTCTACCTGAAGACGGCCGACTTCGCCCGCGCCGCCCGCACGACGGAGCGACTGGTGTCCCTCCTTCCGAAGGACGCGGATCAGCGGCGGGATTTGGGCGTGTGCCTGATCCACGCGGGTCGGCCGGGTCGGGCCGTGCCCCACCTGCGAGCGTACCTCGCCGCGGCGCCGGGGGCGTCCGATGTCGAGACGGTGGGCGGGTTTCTGTCGCAGGCCTTGCGGGAGGTGGCGCAGTGGAACTGA
- a CDS encoding RDD family protein — MRWTDEMRVDTPEQIGLDFELAGLGSRLVAAFVDGVLKVLLGFVVGTLGLVLVALLTTASPFDGSPTLVVALIAGFFTALSLGYGVYFEARWNGQTPGKWFAHVRVVRLGGGPVDATAAAVRNALALVDQLPIFYVLGATLVLLTTNRQRLGDLAAGTVVIRERYAADAPDSAEELLEYATADVAFTPAQLATLAPDDRAVIRAFLQRYPDMDRAGRERLAVRMAARFHRTTGYAAARPPDDGEARAFLASLLRDLEQYRRHG; from the coding sequence ATGCGCTGGACCGACGAAATGCGGGTGGACACGCCCGAGCAGATCGGCCTCGACTTCGAGCTGGCCGGCCTCGGCTCCCGGCTCGTCGCCGCTTTCGTGGACGGCGTCCTGAAGGTGCTCCTGGGGTTCGTCGTCGGCACCCTCGGCCTCGTGCTCGTGGCGCTGCTCACCACGGCGAGCCCGTTCGACGGCTCGCCGACGCTGGTGGTGGCGCTGATCGCCGGGTTCTTCACGGCGCTCTCGCTCGGGTACGGCGTCTACTTCGAGGCCCGCTGGAACGGCCAGACGCCGGGGAAGTGGTTCGCCCACGTCCGCGTCGTGCGGCTCGGCGGCGGGCCGGTTGACGCCACCGCCGCGGCCGTCCGCAACGCGCTGGCGCTGGTGGACCAGCTGCCGATCTTCTACGTCCTGGGGGCAACGCTGGTGCTCCTGACGACGAACCGCCAGCGACTCGGCGACCTGGCGGCGGGCACGGTGGTGATCCGCGAGCGGTACGCCGCCGACGCCCCGGACTCGGCCGAGGAGTTGCTGGAGTACGCGACGGCGGACGTCGCCTTCACACCGGCGCAATTGGCGACGCTGGCCCCGGACGACCGGGCCGTGATCCGGGCGTTCCTGCAGCGCTACCCGGACATGGACCGCGCCGGCCGGGAGCGGCTGGCGGTGCGGATGGCGGCGCGGTTCCACCGCACGACCGGCTACGCCGCCGCCCGCCCGCCCGACGACGGCGAGGCGCGGGCGTTCCTGGCGTCGCTGTTGCGCGACCTGGAGCAGTACCGCCGGCACGGGTGA
- a CDS encoding formylmethanofuran dehydrogenase subunit B yields MPETIRDVACTVCGCVCDDLAVTVDAGRVVAATGTCALSDPWLRAQNTHRPPAALVDGVAVEAETAFARTTGLLRESRAPLIYGLSRSTTEGQRAATALADRIGATIDTTASTGHAPSLMALQQVGESTCTLGEVRNRADLVIFWGSNPSVTHPRHLERYSADPVGRFVPGGRRDRYVVVVDDRETETVKLADQFIRVEPGRHWEALWQLRLLVKGIETTGTAAPEPWAELAGRMKGCRCGIVFFGGGITREPLAHRTVEALLQLVTDLNAHTRFYARRMRRFGDVAGADSVLAWQTGYPFGVNLARGYPRYNPGEFTGPELLARGEVDVCLVVGGETVADLPPAARAQLERIPVILLDAPDADTDLRPAVRFTTAVYGVHRPGTAYRMDEVPIPLRVILPTDYPSDGDVLGELLRRVG; encoded by the coding sequence ATGCCCGAGACCATTCGCGACGTGGCGTGCACCGTGTGCGGGTGCGTGTGTGACGACCTCGCCGTGACCGTGGACGCCGGCCGCGTCGTCGCCGCCACGGGGACGTGCGCGCTGTCGGACCCGTGGCTCCGCGCCCAGAACACGCACCGCCCGCCGGCCGCGCTCGTCGACGGTGTGGCGGTCGAGGCGGAGACGGCGTTCGCCCGGACCACCGGTTTGCTGCGCGAGTCGCGCGCCCCGCTGATCTACGGCCTGTCGCGCAGCACCACCGAAGGCCAGCGCGCCGCGACGGCGCTGGCCGACCGGATCGGCGCCACGATCGACACCACCGCCAGCACGGGGCACGCGCCGTCGCTGATGGCACTGCAGCAGGTGGGCGAATCGACGTGTACGCTCGGCGAGGTGCGGAACCGGGCCGACCTGGTAATCTTCTGGGGATCGAACCCGTCGGTGACGCACCCGCGGCACCTGGAGCGGTACTCGGCCGACCCCGTGGGGCGGTTTGTGCCTGGCGGTCGCCGCGACCGCTACGTCGTCGTCGTGGACGACCGCGAGACGGAGACGGTGAAGCTGGCGGACCAGTTCATCCGCGTCGAACCCGGCCGGCACTGGGAGGCGCTGTGGCAGCTGCGCCTGTTGGTGAAGGGGATCGAAACCACGGGCACGGCCGCCCCCGAGCCCTGGGCCGAACTGGCGGGACGGATGAAGGGCTGCCGGTGCGGCATCGTCTTCTTCGGCGGCGGCATCACCCGCGAGCCGCTGGCGCACCGCACCGTCGAGGCGCTGCTGCAACTCGTCACCGACCTGAACGCGCACACGCGGTTCTACGCCCGGCGGATGCGGCGGTTCGGCGACGTGGCCGGTGCCGACTCGGTGCTCGCGTGGCAGACCGGCTACCCGTTCGGCGTGAACCTGGCCCGCGGCTACCCGCGCTACAACCCCGGCGAGTTCACCGGCCCCGAGTTGCTGGCCCGCGGCGAGGTAGACGTGTGCCTGGTCGTCGGCGGCGAGACGGTCGCCGACCTGCCGCCGGCGGCGCGAGCGCAGCTGGAGCGAATCCCCGTCATCCTGCTGGACGCGCCCGACGCCGACACAGACTTGCGACCCGCGGTACGGTTCACGACGGCGGTGTATGGCGTGCACCGCCCCGGCACGGCGTACCGGATGGACGAGGTGCCGATCCCGCTGCGGGTGATCCTGCCGACCGACTACCCGAGCGACGGCGACGTACTCGGCGAGCTGCTGCGGCGTGTCGGGTGA
- a CDS encoding NHL repeat-containing protein — protein MANPFRVVAVGLAAALAVPLGGALPAAEPRGPTFVLAWGKKGAGPGEFYSPIGIAVTPADEVVVTDLNNARVQRFTTAGKLLGGFDLPWDDPKRKSTQAGGVAVAADGTIYLSFMQQHKVAAYTPDGKLLRSFGTKGTGDGELRQPGGLVLLADGTVYVADQGNHRVQWFTAAGKYLGQWGGHGTEPGKFGGKESAGSRFGGPHFLARDSAGRFYATEGAPGRVQQLTADGKPLAAWADTSDGPGGFGAHEFGSGKNAFGPVAVAVDKHDRVWVSSLNDRVQAFTAGGKYLFGITESGKKPGELARPHGMAFDRSGFLYVADAGNQRVQKFAVPAQ, from the coding sequence GTGGCGAACCCCTTCCGCGTCGTCGCCGTCGGCCTGGCGGCCGCGCTCGCCGTGCCGCTCGGCGGGGCGCTGCCGGCCGCCGAGCCGCGCGGGCCGACGTTCGTCCTCGCCTGGGGGAAGAAGGGGGCAGGGCCGGGCGAGTTCTACTCACCAATCGGCATCGCCGTCACGCCGGCCGACGAGGTGGTCGTCACCGACCTGAACAACGCCCGCGTCCAGCGGTTCACCACCGCCGGCAAGCTCCTCGGCGGGTTCGACCTGCCGTGGGACGACCCCAAACGCAAGAGCACGCAGGCCGGCGGCGTCGCGGTCGCAGCCGACGGCACCATCTACCTGTCGTTCATGCAGCAGCACAAGGTCGCCGCCTACACGCCCGACGGCAAGCTGCTCCGCTCGTTCGGCACGAAGGGGACCGGCGACGGCGAGCTGCGACAGCCGGGCGGGCTGGTCCTGCTCGCCGACGGCACCGTGTACGTGGCCGACCAGGGGAACCACCGCGTTCAATGGTTCACGGCCGCGGGCAAGTACCTCGGCCAGTGGGGCGGCCACGGCACCGAGCCGGGGAAGTTCGGCGGGAAGGAGTCGGCCGGGTCGCGGTTCGGCGGGCCGCACTTCCTGGCCCGCGATTCCGCCGGCCGGTTCTACGCCACCGAGGGTGCTCCGGGTCGCGTCCAACAGTTGACAGCCGACGGCAAGCCGCTCGCCGCGTGGGCCGACACCAGCGACGGCCCCGGCGGGTTCGGGGCGCACGAGTTCGGCAGCGGGAAGAACGCTTTCGGCCCGGTCGCCGTCGCGGTGGACAAGCACGACCGTGTTTGGGTGAGCAGCCTGAACGACCGGGTGCAGGCGTTCACCGCGGGCGGGAAGTACCTGTTCGGCATCACCGAATCGGGTAAGAAGCCCGGCGAGCTGGCCCGGCCGCACGGGATGGCGTTCGACCGCAGCGGGTTCCTGTACGTCGCCGACGCCGGCAACCAGCGAGTGCAGAAGTTCGCCGTCCCCGCCCAGTAA
- a CDS encoding DNA polymerase III subunit, protein MSWSRLRGQSAALAAFRAAAARGRLGQAYLLVGPDGVGKRLFATELARALLCEKPPAALAACDHCPSCAQVTAGTHPDVLTLSTPEGKHELPVEAMREFCTRMSLKPARGRRKVGIVLDADDFNEESANSFLKTLEEPAPGSLLLLLATGTDQQLPTVLSRCQVVRFAPLGAADQRAVLEAEGVAADQLDRLVRLGGGSAGRALALADPAVWELRKALVEGVTAPRPNFAALSEAWQAFHEDAGKDTAAQRLRASLAVGFLVEAVRHALRFSVGADDHDLDAAEADRLAAFARRVGPDRLLELIDRCVEADANVSRRVQLILIVESVLEQFTRPPAAGRG, encoded by the coding sequence ATGTCCTGGTCCCGCCTCCGCGGCCAGTCGGCCGCGCTCGCCGCCTTCCGCGCCGCCGCCGCCCGCGGCCGCCTCGGGCAGGCCTACCTCCTCGTCGGCCCCGACGGCGTCGGCAAGCGACTGTTCGCCACCGAGCTGGCCAGGGCGCTGCTGTGCGAGAAGCCGCCGGCCGCGCTCGCCGCCTGCGACCACTGCCCGAGCTGCGCCCAAGTGACGGCCGGCACCCACCCCGACGTGCTGACGCTGTCTACGCCCGAGGGGAAGCACGAACTGCCCGTCGAGGCGATGCGCGAGTTCTGCACCCGCATGTCGCTCAAGCCCGCCCGCGGCCGCCGCAAGGTGGGCATCGTCCTCGATGCCGACGACTTCAACGAGGAGTCGGCCAACAGCTTTCTGAAGACGCTCGAAGAACCCGCCCCCGGCTCGCTCCTGCTACTGCTGGCCACCGGCACCGATCAACAACTTCCGACGGTCCTCTCGCGCTGCCAGGTGGTTCGGTTCGCGCCGCTCGGCGCCGCCGACCAGCGGGCCGTGCTCGAAGCCGAGGGTGTGGCGGCCGACCAACTCGACCGCCTTGTGAGGCTCGGCGGCGGCAGCGCGGGCCGGGCGCTTGCGCTCGCAGACCCCGCGGTGTGGGAACTGCGCAAGGCGCTGGTCGAAGGGGTGACGGCGCCGCGGCCGAACTTCGCGGCCCTCTCCGAGGCGTGGCAGGCGTTCCACGAGGACGCCGGCAAGGACACCGCCGCCCAGCGGCTGCGGGCGTCGCTGGCCGTCGGCTTCCTGGTGGAGGCGGTGCGGCACGCGCTGCGGTTCAGCGTCGGCGCCGACGACCACGACCTGGACGCGGCGGAGGCCGACCGGCTGGCGGCGTTCGCCCGGCGCGTCGGCCCGGACCGGCTGCTGGAGCTGATCGATCGGTGCGTGGAGGCCGACGCCAACGTGAGCCGCCGGGTACAACTGATCCTGATCGTGGAATCGGTGTTGGAGCAGTTCACCCGCCCGCCCGCCGCGGGTCGAGGGTAA
- a CDS encoding sugar phosphate isomerase/epimerase family protein: MTRALSLAILLAALPTRAADPPPRLFEHPNLFAWCIVPFDAKKRGPEERVAMLKQLGFTKYAYDWRAEHLPTFDREVGLLKQHGIELTAVWFPANLGADARALLDVIVKHKVTPQLWVTMGDPGGADQAAKVANAVKVLRPIADEAAKFGCKVALYNHGGWFGEPANQVAVVEALKLPNVGIVYNLHHGHDHLPRFREHLAAMRPHLLALNLNGMLPDGEKLGKKILPLGVGTLDLKMLRDIAAGGYAGPIGILGHTQDDAEARLRDNLDGLAWLRPQLAGTPAGPFPKLRTHPGRP, from the coding sequence ATGACCCGCGCCCTCTCCCTGGCGATCCTGCTCGCCGCACTCCCGACCCGCGCCGCGGACCCGCCCCCGAGGCTGTTCGAGCACCCCAACCTCTTCGCGTGGTGCATCGTCCCGTTCGACGCCAAAAAGCGCGGCCCCGAGGAGCGGGTCGCCATGCTGAAGCAGCTCGGGTTCACGAAGTACGCCTACGACTGGCGCGCCGAACACCTCCCCACCTTCGACCGCGAAGTCGGCCTGCTGAAGCAGCACGGCATCGAGCTGACGGCGGTGTGGTTCCCCGCGAACCTCGGGGCCGACGCGCGGGCGCTGCTCGACGTGATCGTCAAGCACAAGGTGACGCCGCAGCTGTGGGTGACGATGGGCGACCCCGGCGGCGCCGACCAAGCCGCGAAGGTCGCCAACGCCGTGAAGGTGCTTCGCCCGATCGCCGACGAGGCGGCCAAGTTCGGCTGCAAGGTCGCACTGTACAACCACGGCGGCTGGTTCGGCGAGCCCGCCAATCAGGTCGCGGTCGTCGAGGCTCTCAAGCTGCCGAACGTCGGCATCGTCTACAACCTGCACCACGGCCACGACCACCTGCCGCGCTTCCGCGAACACCTCGCCGCGATGCGGCCGCACCTGCTGGCGCTGAACCTCAACGGGATGCTGCCCGACGGGGAAAAGTTAGGGAAGAAGATTCTCCCGCTCGGCGTCGGAACGCTCGATCTGAAAATGCTCCGCGACATCGCCGCCGGCGGCTACGCGGGTCCGATCGGCATCCTCGGCCACACGCAGGATGACGCCGAGGCGCGGCTGCGCGACAACCTCGACGGCCTGGCGTGGCTCCGGCCGCAGCTCGCCGGCACGCCCGCGGGGCCGTTCCCGAAGCTCCGCACGCACCCGGGTCGGCCGTAA
- the upp gene encoding uracil phosphoribosyltransferase, which translates to MAVVHVSAHPLVRHKVARLRAADTKPPEFRDLVAAISRVLFLEATADLPLRPVPVRTPLADTTGEEIAARVGLVPVLRAGLGMADAMLQALPEASVWHLGLYRDHATLKPVTYYNKLPAQPDMDVALVLDPMLATGGSAVAAIDILKKAGIARVVFVGLIAAPEGIAALVAAHPDVPLYLAVRDEKLNDIGYILPGLGDAGDRQFGTR; encoded by the coding sequence ATGGCGGTGGTCCACGTCTCGGCGCACCCGCTGGTCCGGCACAAGGTGGCCCGGCTCCGCGCCGCCGACACCAAACCGCCGGAGTTCCGCGACCTCGTCGCCGCCATCTCGCGCGTCCTGTTCCTCGAAGCGACGGCCGACCTGCCGCTGCGGCCGGTGCCGGTCCGCACGCCGCTCGCCGACACCACCGGCGAGGAGATCGCCGCCCGCGTCGGGCTGGTGCCGGTACTGCGGGCCGGGCTCGGCATGGCCGACGCCATGCTCCAGGCGCTGCCGGAAGCCAGCGTGTGGCACCTCGGCCTGTACCGCGACCACGCCACGCTGAAGCCGGTGACGTACTACAACAAGCTCCCCGCGCAGCCGGACATGGACGTGGCGCTGGTGCTCGACCCGATGCTCGCCACCGGCGGGAGCGCCGTCGCGGCCATCGACATCCTCAAGAAGGCCGGCATCGCCCGGGTCGTGTTCGTCGGCCTGATCGCCGCCCCGGAGGGGATCGCGGCGCTCGTCGCGGCTCACCCGGACGTGCCGCTCTACCTCGCCGTGCGGGACGAGAAACTCAACGACATCGGCTACATCCTGCCGGGGCTGGGCGACGCGGGCGACAGGCAGTTCGGGACGCGGTGA
- a CDS encoding acyl-CoA dehydrogenase family protein → MALTAAQIADQRKQVEELIAGPDVGFAKALFYGQFKGELLFPYPTLPADKQAAADEMAAKVRDYADRHIDAAKIDREARIPDAVVKGLAELDVYRLTIPLEYGGLGFNQQQYLKTMEVLGGHDAGVAVFVNAHHSIGVRALVLFGTKEQQAKWLPGLYDGSKIGAFALTEPEAGSDAGGVRTTAKPTSDGSAFVLNGTKHYITNGGIAHILTVMARTPAPTPEDPQATKVTAFLVTPDMPGFEVLEARAEKCGIRGTATGKMRFTDMRVPKENILGQLGRGLQAALTVLNYGRVTFGATCTGHAKVCLKAMTAHAKSRVQFQQPLAEFQLVRKKIAFAAANVFAMEAATTECAAFIDKGSPDYMLETAILKVFATEHLWTVVNDTLQVYGGKGYFCDQPVERWMRDARINTIGEGANDVLKAFIAVVGCRGPGMMLQGLRADMLRGKWSLRNIGASLGVVGRLTVPWLTTSAPPVPVKAAELKPAADELGKMIRDFGLKLPHVFMSLKDEATFAQAQLVHERIADVAIDLYVSACVLARLDHLEAAASADPFADAAAGRYFLALAARRVRQNLASLDSNDDTELLAAAASTLTRV, encoded by the coding sequence ATGGCACTCACCGCCGCCCAGATCGCCGACCAGCGGAAGCAGGTCGAAGAACTCATCGCCGGCCCCGACGTCGGCTTCGCCAAGGCGCTCTTCTACGGCCAGTTCAAGGGCGAACTCCTCTTTCCGTACCCCACCCTGCCGGCCGACAAGCAGGCCGCCGCGGACGAGATGGCGGCCAAGGTCCGCGACTACGCCGACCGCCACATCGACGCCGCCAAGATCGACCGCGAGGCGCGCATCCCCGACGCCGTGGTGAAAGGCCTCGCCGAGCTCGACGTGTACCGCCTCACCATCCCGCTGGAGTACGGCGGCCTCGGCTTCAACCAGCAGCAGTACCTCAAGACGATGGAGGTACTCGGCGGGCACGACGCCGGCGTCGCCGTGTTCGTGAACGCCCACCACTCCATCGGCGTCCGGGCACTCGTACTGTTCGGCACGAAAGAGCAGCAGGCGAAGTGGCTGCCCGGGCTGTACGACGGCTCGAAGATCGGCGCCTTCGCCCTCACCGAGCCCGAGGCCGGGTCCGACGCCGGCGGCGTCCGCACCACCGCGAAGCCCACGTCGGACGGCTCCGCGTTCGTCCTCAACGGCACGAAGCACTACATCACCAACGGCGGCATCGCCCACATCCTCACGGTGATGGCCCGCACCCCGGCGCCGACGCCCGAAGACCCGCAGGCCACGAAGGTGACGGCGTTCCTCGTGACGCCCGACATGCCGGGCTTCGAGGTGCTGGAGGCCCGCGCCGAGAAGTGCGGGATCCGCGGCACCGCCACCGGCAAGATGCGCTTCACCGACATGCGTGTGCCGAAGGAGAACATCCTCGGCCAGCTCGGCCGCGGCCTGCAGGCGGCGCTCACCGTACTCAACTACGGCCGCGTCACGTTCGGCGCCACCTGCACGGGGCACGCCAAGGTGTGCCTCAAGGCGATGACGGCTCACGCCAAGAGCCGCGTCCAGTTCCAGCAGCCGCTCGCCGAGTTCCAGCTGGTGCGGAAGAAGATCGCCTTCGCCGCCGCGAACGTGTTCGCCATGGAGGCCGCCACCACCGAGTGCGCCGCGTTCATCGACAAGGGCTCGCCCGACTACATGCTCGAAACCGCCATCCTCAAGGTGTTCGCCACCGAGCACCTGTGGACGGTCGTGAACGACACGCTGCAGGTGTACGGCGGCAAGGGCTACTTCTGCGACCAGCCGGTGGAGCGGTGGATGCGCGACGCCCGCATCAACACCATCGGCGAGGGTGCGAACGACGTGCTAAAGGCGTTCATCGCCGTGGTCGGCTGCCGCGGCCCAGGGATGATGCTGCAGGGGCTGCGCGCCGACATGCTCCGCGGCAAGTGGAGCCTCCGCAACATCGGCGCGTCACTCGGCGTCGTCGGCCGCCTCACGGTCCCCTGGCTGACCACGTCGGCGCCGCCGGTGCCGGTGAAGGCGGCGGAGTTGAAGCCGGCGGCCGACGAGTTGGGGAAGATGATCCGCGACTTCGGGTTGAAGCTGCCGCACGTATTCATGTCGCTGAAGGACGAGGCCACGTTCGCGCAGGCGCAGCTGGTCCACGAGCGGATCGCGGACGTGGCCATCGACCTGTACGTGTCGGCGTGTGTGCTGGCGCGGCTGGATCACCTCGAGGCCGCAGCTTCAGCCGACCCGTTTGCCGACGCCGCGGCCGGCCGGTACTTCCTGGCGCTGGCCGCCCGGCGGGTGCGGCAGAACCTCGCGTCGCTGGACAGCAACGACGACACCGAGCTCCTTGCCGCCGCTGCGAGCACCCTGACGCGGGTGTAA
- a CDS encoding carbon storage regulator, producing MLVLSRKLGEKIYIGDNICITVVDIDRGKIRLGIEAPREVAIYRQELLPLNQQRPDGPAPLPAVS from the coding sequence ATGCTGGTCCTGAGTCGGAAACTCGGCGAGAAGATCTACATCGGCGACAACATCTGCATCACGGTCGTGGACATCGACCGCGGCAAGATTCGGCTCGGCATCGAGGCGCCACGTGAGGTGGCCATCTACCGACAGGAGCTGCTGCCCCTGAACCAGCAGCGGCCGGACGGCCCGGCACCTTTGCCCGCCGTGTCCTGA
- a CDS encoding stage II sporulation protein M has protein sequence MRPAPRQRWDELRRLLDRGAAKLAPADVRQLCRLYRQVTIDLSHARAAGDDPARIQYLNMLAARAHGQVYATERVRFRPVVEFVTGGFARALRRNWRPVAAATLVFVLSTLASGLAVVRDPEVAYSLFDERVVEYENLRLEKQEGEYRGNFTFSTAESPLVAVTIIGNNVKVAILAFGLGAAGCFLGVLLLVYNGRMLGTLTGLVYNGGYLVGFYSLIMTHGVLELSAICVSAGGGFRLGWAVLAPGRLPRADALRAASGDAFRLLAGAVLMLLVAGVIEAFVTPHFGAAVRWATAAATGGLFAGYVAFAGRGQSFPPSITSR, from the coding sequence ATGCGACCCGCCCCCCGCCAGCGCTGGGACGAACTCCGCCGGCTCCTCGACCGCGGCGCCGCCAAGCTCGCCCCCGCCGACGTCCGCCAGCTGTGCCGGCTGTACCGCCAGGTGACCATCGACCTGTCGCACGCCCGCGCCGCCGGCGACGACCCCGCTCGAATCCAGTACCTGAACATGCTCGCCGCCCGCGCCCACGGGCAAGTGTACGCCACCGAGCGGGTCCGCTTCCGGCCGGTGGTCGAGTTCGTCACCGGCGGGTTCGCCCGCGCACTGCGGCGGAACTGGCGGCCGGTCGCGGCGGCGACGCTCGTGTTCGTCCTCAGTACGCTGGCGTCCGGGCTGGCCGTCGTCCGCGACCCTGAGGTCGCCTACTCGCTGTTCGACGAGCGCGTCGTCGAGTACGAGAACCTGCGGCTGGAGAAGCAGGAGGGCGAGTACCGCGGCAACTTCACGTTCAGCACGGCCGAGAGCCCGCTGGTGGCCGTGACGATTATCGGGAACAACGTCAAGGTGGCCATTCTGGCGTTCGGCCTGGGCGCGGCCGGCTGCTTTCTCGGCGTGCTGCTGCTGGTGTACAACGGCCGAATGCTCGGCACCCTGACCGGGCTGGTGTACAACGGCGGCTACCTCGTCGGCTTCTACTCGCTGATTATGACCCACGGCGTGCTGGAGCTGAGTGCCATCTGCGTCTCCGCGGGCGGCGGGTTCCGGCTCGGGTGGGCGGTGCTGGCGCCGGGCCGGCTGCCGCGGGCCGACGCGCTGCGGGCGGCGAGCGGCGACGCCTTTCGGCTGCTGGCGGGGGCGGTGCTCATGCTGCTGGTGGCGGGGGTGATCGAGGCGTTCGTGACTCCGCACTTTGGGGCCGCGGTGCGGTGGGCGACGGCCGCGGCGACGGGCGGGCTGTTTGCGGGGTACGTGGCGTTCGCAGGGCGTGGTCAGAGCTTCCCGCCGAGCATCACCTCCAGGTAG